One genomic segment of Hordeum vulgare subsp. vulgare chromosome 2H, MorexV3_pseudomolecules_assembly, whole genome shotgun sequence includes these proteins:
- the LOC123428581 gene encoding ras-related protein RABC1 isoform X1, with product MDSSTASSSHPQLQPDFDYLFKLLLIGDSGVGKSSLLLRFTADSFEDLSPTIGVDFKVKMVNIAGKKLKLAVWDTAGQERFRTLTSSYYRGAQGIIMVYDVTRRDTFTNLSDIWAKEIDLYSTNQDCIKMLVGNKVDKESERAVTKKEGIDFAREYGCLFLECSAKTKVNVEQCFEELVLKILDTPSLLADASSGAKKNIFKQKAPEADAAASGCC from the exons ATGGATTCGTCGACGGCGTCGTCCTCTCATCCGCAGCTGCAGCCGGACTTCGACTACCTGTTCAAGCTCCTCCTCATCGGCGACTCCGGCGTCGGCAAGAgcagtctcctcctccgattcacAGCAGACTCCTTCGAGGACCTATCACCAACCATCG GCGTCGACTTCAAGGTCAAGATGGTTAACATTGCCGGCAAGAAGCTCAAGCTCGCCGTCTGGGACACTG CTGGACAGGAAAGGTTTAGGACCTTGACCAGCTCTTACTACAGAGGGGCACAAGGGATCATTATGG TGTACGATGTTACTCGCCGAGACACGTTCACAAATCTGTCTGACATATGGGCCAAGGAAATTGACCTGTATTCGACCAACCAGGACTGCATAAAGATGCTTGTAGGAAACAAAGTGGACAAG GAAAGCGAGAGGGCTGTCACGAAGAAGGAAGGCATTGATTTTGCGAGGGAGTACGGGTGTTTATTTCTGGAATGCAGTGCAAAGACCAAAGTGAATGTGGAGCAGTGCTTTGAGGAGCTCGTGCTGAAG ATATTAGACACGCCGAGCCTGCTGGCGGATGCGTCCTCTGGGGCGAAGAAGAACATCTTCAAGCAGAAGGCGCCGGAGGCTGATGCTGCGGCGAGCGGCTGCTGTTGA
- the LOC123428581 gene encoding ras-related protein RABC1 isoform X2 — translation MDSSTASSSHPQLQPDFDYLFKLLLIGDSGVGKSSLLLRFTADSFEDLSPTIGVDFKVKMVNIAAGQERFRTLTSSYYRGAQGIIMVYDVTRRDTFTNLSDIWAKEIDLYSTNQDCIKMLVGNKVDKESERAVTKKEGIDFAREYGCLFLECSAKTKVNVEQCFEELVLKILDTPSLLADASSGAKKNIFKQKAPEADAAASGCC, via the exons ATGGATTCGTCGACGGCGTCGTCCTCTCATCCGCAGCTGCAGCCGGACTTCGACTACCTGTTCAAGCTCCTCCTCATCGGCGACTCCGGCGTCGGCAAGAgcagtctcctcctccgattcacAGCAGACTCCTTCGAGGACCTATCACCAACCATCG GCGTCGACTTCAAGGTCAAGATGGTTAACATTGCCG CTGGACAGGAAAGGTTTAGGACCTTGACCAGCTCTTACTACAGAGGGGCACAAGGGATCATTATGG TGTACGATGTTACTCGCCGAGACACGTTCACAAATCTGTCTGACATATGGGCCAAGGAAATTGACCTGTATTCGACCAACCAGGACTGCATAAAGATGCTTGTAGGAAACAAAGTGGACAAG GAAAGCGAGAGGGCTGTCACGAAGAAGGAAGGCATTGATTTTGCGAGGGAGTACGGGTGTTTATTTCTGGAATGCAGTGCAAAGACCAAAGTGAATGTGGAGCAGTGCTTTGAGGAGCTCGTGCTGAAG ATATTAGACACGCCGAGCCTGCTGGCGGATGCGTCCTCTGGGGCGAAGAAGAACATCTTCAAGCAGAAGGCGCCGGAGGCTGATGCTGCGGCGAGCGGCTGCTGTTGA
- the LOC123428582 gene encoding NAC domain-containing protein 20-like produces the protein MDMPPLPPGYRFHPTDVELTLYYLKRKLLGKKLHCNTVAEVDIYKFPPWELPAKSSMPTGDLQWYFFCTRGRKYSVGYRTNRSTEGGYWKATGKDRQVVYENRTVGMKRTLVFHAGKAPKGTRTDWVMYEYRLAQGEIPDAGARLDDSVLCKVHKKSGLGPKIGEQYGVPFEEVEEELNDAKGDASCLSPSAPPAAPQSASGPSRGDVLNSAGEQLVSLSLSPSNNGESAASGARPDRASCPDVNWDSIHVHQLADIIGHISTNPVGQDGPSSDLTTANQDTEALSDNSESIFDIAHQVVPSSLGSSLCKQCDKCGVRLVDPLLEPVAGEPYVELNDLLSRCGAAGHVRDGSSSQAVVLSNGEGPPLDLELKLGLGLESCDSVGHSSGAVSAAASGSGAPSS, from the exons ATGGACATGCCGCCGCTCCCTCCTGGATACCGCTTCCACCCAACCGATGTCGAGCTCACCCTCTACTATCTCAAGAGGAAGCTGCTCGGCAAAAAGCTGCACTGCAACACCGTTGCAGAAGTCGACATCTACAAATTCCCCCCCTGGGAACTTCCAG CCAAATCGTCAATGCCCACTGGGGATCTCCAGTGGTACTTCTTCTGCACCCGCGGCAGGAAGTACTCTGTCGGGTATAGAACTAACCGCTCCACCGAAGGCGGCTACTGGAAAGCTACTGGGAAGGACAGGCAAGTGGTGTATGAAAACCGCACCGTTGGGATGAAGAGGACCTTGGTGTTTCATGCTGGCAAGGCGCCCAAGGGTACAAGGACCGACTGGGTCATGTATGAATATAGGCTCGCCCAAGGTGAAATACCTGACGCTGGTGCTAGACTG GATGATTCTGTTCTCTGCAAAGTCCATAAGAAAAGCGGTCTAGGTCCCAAGATTGGGGAACAATATGGCGTTCCATTTGAGGAAGTGGAAGAGGAATTAAATGATGCTAAAGGGGACGCTTCCTGTTTATCCCCTTCCGCGCCCCCTGCTGCACCCCAGTCCGCCTCCGGACCAAGTCGTGGTGATGTGTTGAACTCTGCGGGTGAACAACTGGTTTCCCTGAGTCTTTCGCCATCAAATAATGGGGAGAGCGCTGCCAGTGGTGCCCGTCCTGACAGGGCTTCTTGCCCGGATGTTAATTGGGACAGCATACATGTACATCAGTTAGCTGATATCATCGGCCATATCTCGACGAATCCTGTAGGCCAAGATGGCCCATCG TCTGATTTGACGACCGCTAACCAAGACACAGAAGCACTGTCTGACAACAGCGAGTCTATATTTGACATAGCGCACCAAGTTGTCCCTTCTTCACTGGGTAGCAGCCTGTGCAAGCAGTGTGACAAGTGCGGCGTGCGGCTGGTGGACCCCTTGCTGGAACCGGTGGCAGGCGAACCGTACGTGGAGCTGAATGACCTGTTGTCGCGGTGCGGTGCTGCCGGGCATGTTCGAGATGGCAGCAGCAGCCAGGCAGTTGTGCTGTCGAATGGTGAGGGCCCTCCGCTGGATCTGGAGCTGAAGCTTGGGCTTGGGCTGGAGTCCTGTGACAGTGTTGGCCATAGTAGCGGCGCCGTATCTGCAGCAGCTTCTGGCTCAGGGGCCCCGTCTAGCTAG